GCTCGGCATGCTCACTGCTGGACTCTACGCCAATCAGTTTGGAGGAGAGTTTTTTCTCATGCAACTGCAGGGCAATCGACCCTCCGATGAGTCCCACTCCTATTATTGCGATTCTTTTGCGATTGCTCATTGCTTCTGTATACTTGTTTCCTGATGTCCGATATTTGATGCCTGCCATTACACAGGCACTAACTTCTGATCTTTGTAATCTGCGCGGCTATCCGGGTGATGGCCTCTTCAAACCGCTGTACAGACCCGCATAAACTGATGCGGATATAGCGGTCGCCGGCATTGCCGAAGATGCCTCCCGGGGTAATAAACACATTGGCATTATATAATACGGCATCCGCCAGTTCATACCCATCTTTATAGCCTTCGGGGATCGCCGCCCATACAAACAGGCCCACCTGCTTTTTAGAATAGCTGCATCCCAGCAGATCCAGCAGGTTATACACTTTTTCCCTTCTTGCACTGTAAACGGCATTCACTTCTTCATACCAGTCGCCGCCCAGGCTCAAAGCCGTTGCTGCGGCCAACTGCAGGGGGAGGAACATCCCGCTGTCCATATTGCTTTTAAAACGCAGGACTTCATTAATCCGCTCAGCCGCCCCGCATAACACTCCCACACGCCAGCCGGCCATGTTGTGCGATTTACTTAGCGAATTGAGCTCCACGGCTACCTCCCGGGCCCCATCGATGCTCAAAATACTAACCGGATGTTCATTGAGGATAAAGCTGTAGGGATTATCGTGCACCAGCAGGATCCCGTGTTTTTTTGCGAAGGCAATAAGCTTCCGGAATACTTCCAGATCCGGCTGCTGCCCCGTTGGCATCTGCGGATAATTTACAAACATCAGCTTAACCTTCGAGAGGTCTTTCGCTGCGATCGCTTCCAGGTCCGGCTGATAGTCATTTGTTTCTTTTAATTCGTAGTCAATGCAAACCCCGCCGGCAATTGTTACATTACTCCGGTAGGTGGGATAGCCGGGATTGGGTACCAGGGCAGCGTCACCTTCGTTCAGGTAGGTCATGCAAAGATGCATGATTCCTTCCTTGCTGCCGATCAGCGGCAATACCTCCGTTTCAGGATTCAGTTCCACACCATACCAACGCTGGTACCAGCCGGCAAATGCTTCGCGTAACACCGGACTGCCTTTATAATTCTGGTACCCGTGTACATTGGATTTCTCGGCTTCTTCCTGAAGCGTACGGATCACTTCGGGGTGCGGGGGCAGGTCGGGGCTGCCGATGCCCAGGTTGATGATATGCTTACCTTGCCTGTTCAGCTCGTCGATCTCTCTCAGCTTTTTGGAGAAATAGTATTCTCCTACTCCCTGTAATCTTTTTGCTATTTCCATGAACCTCTTTTATAAATGCCGTAAATTTTTAAACCGGTGGTCACAGGTTTGATCTTTGCCATCACTTTTTCAAAATCACTGATCTGCTCAAATTCCATATCTGCATGAAACTGGTACCGGAATTCGGTTCCCGGGATGGGGAAACTCTGAAGTTTGGTCAGGTTTACCTCTTCCTTTGCGATAATGGACAGCACCCGGGCCAAACTTCCCTTGGAATGATCGGTATGAAAGTTAATAGATGCTTTGTTACCATCAATCCCTTCTTTCAGGTCCTCTTTCCGGCGCAGTACCAGAAAGCGGGTATAATTATTTTTTAATGTTTGAATCCTGGGGGCAATAATCTTTAGTCCGTAAAGCTCCGCAGCCAGTTTGCTGGCAATTGCGGCAATATGGCGGGCCTTGTGCTGCGCGATATGCCGGGCGCTTAACGCGGTGTCTTCCGAATCGACCAGCTTCCAGCGAAACTGGTCGAGGTATTCATAGCATTGCTGCAGGGCCATGGTATGGGAATGTACTTCCTTGATATCTTCCAGTTCTACATCATGGTTTACCAGCAAATTCTGGTTAATCTGCATATATACTTCACCTGCAATCTGCAGATCACTCGCCTGCAATAAATTATAATTGGGAAGAATGCTGCCTGCGATGGAGTTCTCGATTGCCATCAGGCAGCCGTCTGTACGGTTGGGATCTTTAGCCGCGGCAATCACTTCCTTAAAGGTGTCGCAACACTCCACAGTTACCTTTCTTTTAAAGAACAGGTTGGCTGCTTCCTGGTGAAAACTTCCCTCATAACCCTGAATGGCCATATGCACGGTATCTGCCTGCGTTGTTCCCTTTGTCATTTTTTTCGTCAATTACAAAAAAATCCCGGCCTCTTTCGCCGGGATTCTTTATGTTGAATATGTTGTTATTAAATTATTTCAACAAAAATGCACCCGGCTTTCCGCTAAAGAAGAAAAAGCTAAAATAAAACCAGGTAAAAAATTTTGCTGCCCTCATAATTGAGGCCCAAATATAAAACGAAATTCTAAATTTCAAAATAAATATTCAAAATTATTTTAAAACTAACGCTAGTTTTTAGGTAAATTTTATTTTCCCGGCCGCGATTTTCAAATATATATAACCAGGTATTGATCATCCCCTTTCGGGGTCCTGCACATTGGGTTTTCCCATTTCAGGTCTTAAATCCAGTACCTCGATGCAGCTTTTCAGCAGGTTTGTTAAGGATCGATTTAATCATTCCGGAAAGCCTCGAAAAATTTTATTTTCCCATTAATTATTTTTTAACAAATGCCCATCAAATCATATATTTGCACGTCACTATATATTTACTGCTGTTTCTCTATATTTAAGATCAGCGGAAAGATACCACTGACGAATATATCAAAACCTAAAATATATGAACCATTCCAAAACCGCTCTTCTGGCCCTGGCTATCTGCTCATTTGGCAGTGCGCGCGCACAGGTTAGCGAAACCCATCCTTACAAAGCCCCCCATGCGATTTACGGGCCGGCTTCTGTAACCGACTCTCAATACTATTCGAAGAAAAAGCAGCAGCAGTTCCGCGATTTTGTAAATGGCCGGACCGACTTTCCTCCAAAGCCCCGGGATATGTGGGAAATTGGTATTAAGGGAGGCTTGTTCAGTATAAACGGGGATGTTCGTTCTGAAATGATCAGCCCGGGTTTTGGCGCACATATCCGCAAATCACTGGGACATACCCTGTCTTTGCGACTGGAATACATGTATGGCATTGCCAAGGGACAGGACTGGCGTCCTTCTTCCGGGTATAAATTTACAGGCATGTATAACCCATGGTATTACCGTTACCAGCGAAACAGCGTACTGCCCGGCGGTAGTGTTTGGAACCCGATTAATTTCCCCAAGGTATATTACAACTACAAAACCACGGTACAGGAGCTGAGCCTGCAACTGATTGCCAATCTTCATAACATTCGCTTTTACAAGCCCCAGACTGGTGCTACCTTCTATGTATTGGGAGGTGTAGGTGTTACTACCTGGGATGGCCGTGTAAATGCTATGCATGAAGTAAAAGGTGATGAAGAAAGCGCTGCTTATGACTACAGCAAAATTACAGCTACCACTAAGAAAGACGTTCTGAAACAGTTGAAAGATCTGCAGGACGATATGTATGACACGCCGATCGAAGCGGATCCGAGCATTCGTTACTCGCACCTGTTTGCCGGTTCTATTGCACCGTCTGTTACAGGAGGTATGGGGCTGGCGCTCCGTTTAAGCCCGCGTTTCAACATCGCCCTGGAAGACCGCGTTATCTATAACGGGTCGGACCTGCTGGATGGTCAGCGCTGGACCGACCAGGGCACATTGACTCCTGATAAAGACTTCATGAACTATCTGACCCTGGGTATCAATTATAACATAGGTTCCAAGAAAAGAAGAGTTGAGCCGCTTTACTGGCTGAACCCGCTGAACTATGCGTATGGCGAACTCCGCCGTGTACCCGAGATTGTGCTGCCTGATTCGGACGGTGATGGTGTTACCGACCAATTTGACCAGGAGCAAACACCGGCAGGCTGCCCGGTTGATACACATGGTGTAAGCCGCGACACCGATGGTGACGGCGTTCCTGATTGTAAAGATAAAGAACTGGTTACGCCGACTTACTGCCAGCCGGTTGATGCAGATGGCGTTGGTAAATGCCCCTGCCCTGATGATTGTAAAATTAAAGAACCAGAGTGTGCTGCCCTGCTGGGCGCGTTACCGAGTGTAGCATTCAAAGCAAACTCTAATACGCTTACTGCCGATGCTGCCGCTTCTTTAGCTGTTGTTGCTTCTAAATTAAGAGCAAACCCCAACTGTAAAGTGGTTGTAGTGGGCTACTGCGCTGCTACCAAGAAACAACAACAATTAAGCTGGGATCACGTAAATAAAGTGATCACACACTTACAGGAAAAAGAAGGTATCAGCGGAGACCGTTTTATCTTCTCTTCCGGTCAGGAAGGTGGCGACTGCAACACGGTAGATATCCGTGCAGCTGCACCGGGTGAAGACGGCCCCAACACGGTAGCTCCTCCACATCCCAACCTTCGCAAAAAATAGTCACTTTTTGCTATAACAAATACATCCCTGTCCATTTTGGATGGGGATTTTTTTTGATATTGGGCTCCAGACGCCAGACACCGGATACCAGACATTAGACACTAGATACCAGATACCCGGATAAGATTGATAACAGCTTCTTATGAAACTGTTTCATAACTTTCCCATTAAATTCCATATGAAAAGAGATGCATCCATTTTTTATTTATTCCCGGCTCTTTCGCTTTTATGGCTTGCAGTTGGGTGCACACATGGCAGGCCGGGAGCAATGCTTTCCAAAACCAAAGCAGCCCCTTCACTGATGGATCAGTTGGCGGCCATTGATTATGAGGATCAGCGATACCGCCAGGAAATTGAACCGGTCATCAATGCGGAGCCAATGGATTCTGCAAAGCTCAAAACCCTCTTTAAAAAGATACACCGGGCAGATTCCATCAACCTGCTCGCTATCCGCCATATCCTGGATCATGAAGGCTGGCCCGATCCAAAGCAGGTTGGCATTGAGGGCTCTGTCACGGTTTGGGCGGTACTTCAGCATGCGGATCTGAAAACACGGGAGCAATACCTGGATATGGTAACGCAGGCAGTAACTGACAAAAAACTGGAGCCGAAATATCGGGGCTACCTGGAAGACAGGATTGCAGGGGATAAAGGTATGAAACAGCGATATGGTACCCAGCAATTTCTTATCAGCAAACATAAAACGGTGCTGGCCCCGCTCCTTGATCCCGACAAGGTTGATTCCTGGCGAAAGGAGGTCGGCATGGAGCCTTTACTGGATCATTTAAAACGGTCTATAGACTCCTCGTGGACCTGGGACCAATACTACCGGGACCTGCCGGAGGGTGAAGCCATATTGAAAAAGAAAAAGGAATATTTTGACGCGCATAAGGCACTTCAGCCATGATCATCCACAGGGATGCATTTTTTATTTAATATCCGGTAGTTTTATATTTCATCTGCATTCCGGAGCCGGATCTCAAATACCTCCTCGAAATTTTTCCTTAGCTGCTGCTTTACTTCTTCCATATCCAGCTTTCGGCCCAGTTCTTTCTGCAAGGATGTAACCTGTTTGTTCTGGATGCCGCAGGGGATGATGAAATTAAAATATTCAAGGTTGGTGTTCACATTCAACGCAAAACCATGCATGGTAATCCACCGGCTGGTGCGTACCCCTATGGCGCAGATCTTCCGCTCACGGCCTCTTACAGATGGATCCAGCCATACGCCGGTTTCTCCCGGCGACCGTTCCCCCTTGAGGCCATAATTGGCAAGTGTGCGGATTACTACTTCTTCAATATTGCGCAGGTAGCGGCCGATATCGGTATAAAACCGCTCCAGGTCAAAGATGGGATAGCCCACGATCTGTCCCGGTCCGTGGTAGGTAATATCCCCTCCCCGGTTGATCCGGAAAAAATCAATCCCCCTTTTTGCCAGGTTTTCTTCGCTCAGAAGCACGTTTTCCATATGCCCGCTCTTACCGAGCGTGTATACATGCGGATGCTCTACAAACAATAAATGGTTTGAGGTTTGATGGTTGACATTTGATGTTTCGCCCTTATCCTGCGCCTCACGCAGCGCGGTTTTAATAGCCACATTTTCCTGTAATAACTGCTCCTGGTAATCCCATGCATCTTTATACCGCATGGCACCCATATCTTTAAACCAAACTTCCTGATAACTCATAATTGATCTGTAAAGGTACCAAGAAAAACGGATGTCTTACATTTGCAGGGTTTGGAAGATGTAAACAACATTTTCGTTAATGTTAAAAACGCTGTTTATCAATGAAGCTGAATGAAACAGAAGCGCTGGATGATTTTCCGGCAAGTGCGGATGGCAACGACGAACTGTACCAGAAGTTTGTATACCGGACCGATAAGGGACAGGAACCCTTTCGGATCGATAAATATTTAATGAACCGGATCGAAGGTGCTACCCGGAACAAGATCCAGCAGGCGATCCGCAACCATATGGTACTGGTAGACGGCAAAGAGGTAAAGCCCAATTATAAATTGAAAGGCGCCCAGGAAATTGTGGTGTATACCGATATCGCTCCGGATGAAAACGAGATCGTTCCGGAAAATATTCCTTTGAATATTGCCTATGAGGATGCCGCCGTTTTGATTATTAATAAGGCTCCCGGCATGGTAGTGCATCCCGGATCGGGCAATCCCAATGGCACACTGATCAATGCCGTAGCTTATCATTTGCAACAACAAAACGCGGCCATCAACGAAGAGACCCTTCCTCGTTTTGGTATGGTACACCGTATTGATAAGAATACCAGCGGGCTCCTGGTGCTTGCGAAAACCGAAAAGGCTATGCGCTCGCTTGCAAAACAGTTTTTTGATCATACCGTAAGCCGGAAATACATTGCGCTGGTTTGGGGGGATATGGAAGCCGATGAAGGCACCATTATCGCTCATGTGGGCCGCAATCTCCGGTTCCGTAAGCTCTTTGAAGCCTATCCTGAGGGCGACCACGGCAAGGAAGCCATCACTCATTATAAAGTACTGGAACGCTTTGGTTATGTAACCCTGGTGCAATGCATTTTGGAAACGGGCCGTACCCATCAGATCCGTGTGCATATGAAATACATTGGTCATCCGCTCTTTAATGACGACTTTTACGGGGGCGACAAGATTGTAAAAGGTACGGTGTATGCCAAGTACAAGCAATTTGTAGACAATTGTTTTGAGCTTTGTCCCCGGCAGGCGCTACATGCTAAAACATTGGGCTTCGTACATCCCGATACCGGTGAAGAAATACTGTTTAACAGTGCACTGCCGCAGGATATGGAAGCGGTAATTGAGAAGTGGCGGAAGTATACCAATCGTGCTTAATAATTTGAAAATTTGGGGATGCCAAATGACTAATAGGCCATCGGGATCAGCAATCAGCGATCAGAAATGAGGACAAAAGCTCATCAAGCAAAAGAGAAGACCAACCTGAAACACTAAATGTTAAGCCAGGCCCTTCCTTCGGGAATGTAAAATATCCAAAGACGAATATTAAATGTAAAAGTGAAAATACCGTTGCTGCTCCGATGATCTTCACTCCGGCCGATATTTCTCAGATAACGGGAATAGCCAGCAAAGACTGAACCAGGTGTAAAAAATGGATCCAACCTGAAACTTTAAACGTTGAACCTAAAAACGCCTCCGGCGTTTGCCGGCGTTATTCCAGTTCAATGCTTTTTTTAAGCCGGATATCCTCCGAAGAGCTGCCGATCATGATATCGAACGTGCCGGGCTCCACTACGAAATGCATATCCTTATCCAGGATGGAAAGATCGCCGGGCGTTAATTTGAAATGAACGGTTTTTACGGCTCCAGGGTTTAACGATATGCGTTCAAATCCCCGCAGCACCGACTCATAAGTGGTTACACTGCTTACTCGGTCTTTTACGTATAATTGCACTACTTCATCGCCTTTTACCCCCCCGGTGTTTTTTATATCCACCGCCACCCGGATCTCCGATTGAGTTTTGCCTTTCTCCGGTGATACCCGCAAATTGGAATATTCAAAACGGGTATAGCTTAATCCGTAGCCGAAAGAATACAATGAACCTACCACCGCCGTGCGACCGTAGCCATTGGGGCCGTCACCTGGCTGCCCGGCATGTGATGCGGGTTTAAACGGAAAATTCAATTCTATCTGACCGGTGGTTTTGGGAAAGGTTATGGTGAGCTTTCCCCCGGGATTATACGCTCCAAAAAGGGCCTCAGCCACAGCCGTTCCGCCCTGCGGGCCCGGGAACCAGGCCTCCAGGATCGCATCCAGGTAACGGTTTTCCCAGTTGATGGTAAGCGGCTGACCATTGACCAGCACCATCACGATGGGTTTGCCTGTTCTCTTCAGCTCCTGCAACAGCTTTAATTGCCTTCCCGGCAGGTTCAGCCCCGTACGCGAAAGACTCTCACCCACCCGCTTATCATCTTCCCCAACCACGGCAATCACCACATCACTTTGTGCTGCTGCCTCTACTGCTTTATTGATGGCGGCAGTCTCGGCTTCTGTAAGCGGAGTTTCAATGATCTCACTTTCGGGCCAGGTAGCATCGGCTACATCGCATCCCTTTACATATTGTACCGCGGCTTTATCGCCTACATAGCTCCGGATGCCCTCCCATACAGAGATCACTTCTTTATTGGAGGGGCCGTAGCGACTGATGGCATGACTTTTTTCATCGGCCAGCGGCCCGGTCACCAGGATCTTTTTATACTGGTTGATGGAAAGGGGCAGCAAGGGCTGTGTTTGTCCCTGGGGTGCCGCATTTTTAAGCAATACCAGTGCCTCCCGGTTCAGCTGCAATGCCACAGCTTCCGATTCCTTTGTGGCCACGATACGATCTGCCGCCTTTGGATCGTGCACATAGGGATGATCAAACAAGCCCAATCTAAATTTCACCCGCAATACTTCCGTCACCCGCTGGTTAAGGGTTTCCATCGACAGCGCTCCTTCCTTTACCAGTTCGCGCAATGGGCCTATAAAAGTTTCCGGCGTATCAAATTCGGTACGTACATTTAATCCTGCTTCCAGCACCATCTTTACGGCCTCTTTATAATCCTTTGCCACGTGGTGCTTTTCCGATACGAATTCCACGGCCCTGCTGTCTGACACCACATAACCGTTAAATCCATATTGATGCCGCAGCAACTCCGTTAAAAAATAGGAACTGGCGGTAATGGGCACGCCGTCCCAATCGTTGTAACTGCTCATGATGCCCATCGGGTGTGCACTTTCGATCACTTTCCTGAAGGGATACAGGAACAACTGATGCATTTCCCGGGGAGCCACATGCGGATCGGTGCGGGCATTACCATCGCGCCCGCCCTTGGGAATGCTGTATACTGCAAAATGTTTTAACGTAGATGCCACTCCGTTTTCCTGGATCCCCCCGGCCATTTCCGTACCCAGTTGTCCAATTAAATACGGCTCCTCACCATAGGTTTCCACTACCCTTCCCCAACGCTGATCGCGGGCTACATCCAGGATGGGGGCATATACATTGGTATATCCAAGGGCTTTTGCTTCCTGTCCTACGATTTGTCCCATCTGGCGAATCAGGCGCCTGTTCCAGGAGGACCCGATCCCGATTGGTGCCGGGAATGCTGTGGCGTGATCGTGGTTCAGACCATGTATGCCTTCATTAGTAAAATCTACCGGTATACCCAGCCGGGTTTCTTCTACAAACCAGCGCTGCACATTGTTAATAGCTGTTGCGTGTGCACTAAACGGGTATGAGTATTTTGTTTGCGCTTTTTTATTCCGGGCCAGCCCGTTCAGCATTTCATCAATATTGGCAATTCCATCCTTCCATACTTCATTCTTCCAACCGGCAGTGGGCTGCTCATCTTTCAAAACCCTTCCAAAACCATACAGGGTGGCCGTCTGGCAGGTTTTTTCGTCGATGGTCATCTGTGCCAGCAAGTCCTTTACCCTTTCCTCAAGGGGGGCTGCAGGGTCTTCATAATGATCTTTATGCCCGTTCTTATTAAAATCGATCCAATCCTTATGGTAAATATTCTTCTGAGCAAGCAGCGTGGCGGATGTTGCCAGCATCGTAAAAGCCGTAACAATAAATTTCATTCAATAATATTTGCAGGAATGCAAGATAGATCATTCAGGTAAGCAACAAAACCAATTATTCTTTTTCTGATTCGTTGGGACGCGAATCATCACGGAAGGAACCTGGTGACCGGAGGTCCCTGCAAACAGGTGGCGCCCGCAAAAAGAAGCTGTTCTCAAAAGTCCGAACCGTCATTTCCACTGAAGCGAAGGGGTCCCGATTGCCATCGGGAGAAGAAATCTCATTGCCTGGAAATGATGTATGGGAGATTTTTCGGCTTCACTACATGACGCTCGAAATGACAGACTTTTGAGACAGCCTCATCATTATTCAATATGTTACACGACGAGATTATTCAACATTCTCGGCTGTTGCATCCAGCGCCTTTTTTGCAGCTTCAGCCGCTTCTTTTTCCTTCGCCTTTTTCTTTCCGCTCATCAGCTTCAGAACTACCGGCGCCGTGGTTACCACCACAATACCCAACACAATATATTCCAGGTGCTGCTTCAGATCGAACTGGAACGCGCTCATCAGCCATTTCTGCAGGAAATGCCCGGCAAATAACATCGAGAACACCCAGGCGACACAACCCACGATATTATAAAAGGTAAATTTAGCCCGATTCATGCCTACAATACCCGCGATAATGGGTGCAAACGTGCGTATAAATGGCAGGAAGCGTGCTACAATAATAGCGCCCCCTCCGTGTTTTTCATAAAAATCGTGCGCCTGTTCCAGGTACCGGCGTTTGAAAAAGAAGTTTTCTTTCCAGTGATACATGGCCGGCCCCACTTTACGGCCGGTCCAATATCCAACCATATTCCCCAGGATACCGCAAAGCGAGATCAGGGCCCACAGCACAAACAGATCCAGCCATTCATTTTGAATATGTCCTAAATTAAACAGTTTTAAAAACTGGTACGTCAGCCCCGGTTCCGCAGCGGCACCTTCGCCAATCTTGTGGGCATAAATTCCTGCAATAAACAAAAGCGTATCACCCGGGAGAAAAAAACCGGCAAACAGACCGGTTTCTGCAAACACCACGAAAAGTAAAAGCCATAAACCGCCATTCTCAATATACCATTGCGGTTGTAACAAATCCGTCCAGCTAAAGCTGTTTAAAAGTTCGATCATTATTTGGTTTTAATTATCCTCTACAAAATTCAAGGCTTTTTGTTCATCAAATTCGCCTTCCCATCGTGCAATAACACAACTTGCCAATGTATTCCCGATCACATTTACTGATGTTCGGGCCATATCCATCAGTTCATCGATACCGTAAATCGCCATGATGGGCCACAATGGCAAATTAAAAGTATGTGCTGTGGCAATTAGGATCACCAGGGAGGCCCTTGGCACTGCCGCAACCCCTTTGCTGCTGAGCATCAGCGACAAGCCGATCATCAGTTGCTCTCCAAATGACAAATGAATGCCGGCCGCCTGCGCTACAAATACCGATGCCAGTGATAAATAAAGTGTGGTTCCGTCCAGATTAAAGGTATATCCCGTGGGAATCACAAACGAAACTATTTTTCGAGGTACACCGAATTTTTCCATGTTTGCCAGCGCTTTAGGTAAAGCAGAGTCGGAGCTGGTGGTGGCAAAGGCGATGGAAACCGGCTCCTTAATCGCCTGGATGAATTTTCGTAAAGGAATCCTGGCCGCAAACAGGGCAATGGGTACCAATACCACTAATATAAAGGCAAACAATGCCAGGTACAGGGTAATCAGCAACAATCCCAGGTTTTTTAAAATATCGATGCCCAGGTGTCCCACCGTAACCGAAATGGCAGCACCTACACCAAAGGGCGCAAAATGCATGATCAGGTTGGTAAATTTGAACATGGTTTCGGAAAGACTTTCCGTAAAATCGATCAGCGGTTTTTTCCGCTGTTCCGAAAGCATGGCCAGCGAGATCCCGAATATCAGGCTGAATACCACAATGGGCAATACATTACCTTCATAAACCGATTTGATGATATTCTCCGGAAAGATATCTACGATATGATCCTGCCAGGTTTTTTCAGAAGGATCGGGCAGCTTGTCAATTAAATGCGGTGGCACTGATACTCCGGCACTGTCCATAATGGTAATCACCTTTTGCTGTAGCAGTTTTTCCTGTGACCGTGGCAGATCTTTTAATAAGGCTTCGGGTACATTGATACCTGTTCCTGCCTTTGTAATATTTATAAATACCAACCCTATTATCAGCGCAAAAGTGGTTACTATCTCAAAATAAAGTATAGACTTCCACCCCATTCGTCCTACCTGTTTCAGATTACTGTGACTGGCAATACCAACCACCAGGGTGGAAAACAATAAAGGTGCTACAATGGTCTTGATCAGCCGCAGGAAGATCGTGCTCAGGAATTTAAGGTTTTGAGAAAAGGCCGGGAAATCCACTCCAATCTCGATTCCGATCGCCATGGCCACAAAGATCCAGGTGGTTAGTGACCGTTTATATCCTGCAAAAAGGATCAGGCTGCCGATCACGATCCATCTCAGGCTAAAAAGTAACGCTCCCGGCATTGGGGTCCATTCTTCATGTATCAGGTGAAAAGCAGCAGCAATTGTAAAAAGGATAATCGAAAGAAACCCGGCTTTTCTTTTATTCATAGTCGAGTAGTTATTTGCCAAAACTAGGGGTTTAGCCTGAAAAAGGCAGTTCCTGTTTTAATAATTTTTTAAAAAAATGGGATAAGTTTTCTCCGGGAAGCGTATTATTGCTTACTTTTCACTGGAAAATAACATTTATTTAAAAAAACAGACTACTCATTAAAGAAGCAATCTTATGGGATTATTTGTAAAAAAGCCATTGAACGTATTGTTAGCCGAAACTGAAGACCATGATAAGAGTCTGAAAAAAACCCTTGGAGCCTGGGGACTTGTTGCCCTGGGCATTGGTGCCATTATTGGTGCGGGGCTTTTTTCCATCACCGGTGGTGCTGCGGCCAATAATGCGGGTCCGGCCATTACCCTTTCGTTTGTTATTGCAGCATTGGGTTGTGCTTTTGCAGGTCTCTGCTATGCCGAATTCGCCAGCATGATCCCCGTTGCCGGTAGTGCCTACACCTATAGTTATGCTACGATGGGTGAGTTTATAGCCTGGATCATCGGCTGGGACCTGGTGCTGGAATATGCCGTTGGTGCCGCTACGGTATCCATCAGC
The sequence above is a segment of the Niabella agricola genome. Coding sequences within it:
- a CDS encoding dicarboxylate/amino acid:cation symporter translates to MNKRKAGFLSIILFTIAAAFHLIHEEWTPMPGALLFSLRWIVIGSLILFAGYKRSLTTWIFVAMAIGIEIGVDFPAFSQNLKFLSTIFLRLIKTIVAPLLFSTLVVGIASHSNLKQVGRMGWKSILYFEIVTTFALIIGLVFINITKAGTGINVPEALLKDLPRSQEKLLQQKVITIMDSAGVSVPPHLIDKLPDPSEKTWQDHIVDIFPENIIKSVYEGNVLPIVVFSLIFGISLAMLSEQRKKPLIDFTESLSETMFKFTNLIMHFAPFGVGAAISVTVGHLGIDILKNLGLLLITLYLALFAFILVVLVPIALFAARIPLRKFIQAIKEPVSIAFATTSSDSALPKALANMEKFGVPRKIVSFVIPTGYTFNLDGTTLYLSLASVFVAQAAGIHLSFGEQLMIGLSLMLSSKGVAAVPRASLVILIATAHTFNLPLWPIMAIYGIDELMDMARTSVNVIGNTLASCVIARWEGEFDEQKALNFVEDN
- a CDS encoding glycoside hydrolase family 3 N-terminal domain-containing protein; this encodes MKFIVTAFTMLATSATLLAQKNIYHKDWIDFNKNGHKDHYEDPAAPLEERVKDLLAQMTIDEKTCQTATLYGFGRVLKDEQPTAGWKNEVWKDGIANIDEMLNGLARNKKAQTKYSYPFSAHATAINNVQRWFVEETRLGIPVDFTNEGIHGLNHDHATAFPAPIGIGSSWNRRLIRQMGQIVGQEAKALGYTNVYAPILDVARDQRWGRVVETYGEEPYLIGQLGTEMAGGIQENGVASTLKHFAVYSIPKGGRDGNARTDPHVAPREMHQLFLYPFRKVIESAHPMGIMSSYNDWDGVPITASSYFLTELLRHQYGFNGYVVSDSRAVEFVSEKHHVAKDYKEAVKMVLEAGLNVRTEFDTPETFIGPLRELVKEGALSMETLNQRVTEVLRVKFRLGLFDHPYVHDPKAADRIVATKESEAVALQLNREALVLLKNAAPQGQTQPLLPLSINQYKKILVTGPLADEKSHAISRYGPSNKEVISVWEGIRSYVGDKAAVQYVKGCDVADATWPESEIIETPLTEAETAAINKAVEAAAQSDVVIAVVGEDDKRVGESLSRTGLNLPGRQLKLLQELKRTGKPIVMVLVNGQPLTINWENRYLDAILEAWFPGPQGGTAVAEALFGAYNPGGKLTITFPKTTGQIELNFPFKPASHAGQPGDGPNGYGRTAVVGSLYSFGYGLSYTRFEYSNLRVSPEKGKTQSEIRVAVDIKNTGGVKGDEVVQLYVKDRVSSVTTYESVLRGFERISLNPGAVKTVHFKLTPGDLSILDKDMHFVVEPGTFDIMIGSSSEDIRLKKSIELE
- a CDS encoding DedA family protein — encoded protein: MIELLNSFSWTDLLQPQWYIENGGLWLLLFVVFAETGLFAGFFLPGDTLLFIAGIYAHKIGEGAAAEPGLTYQFLKLFNLGHIQNEWLDLFVLWALISLCGILGNMVGYWTGRKVGPAMYHWKENFFFKRRYLEQAHDFYEKHGGGAIIVARFLPFIRTFAPIIAGIVGMNRAKFTFYNIVGCVAWVFSMLFAGHFLQKWLMSAFQFDLKQHLEYIVLGIVVVTTAPVVLKLMSGKKKAKEKEAAEAAKKALDATAENVE